One segment of Bacteroides caecimuris DNA contains the following:
- the trpS gene encoding tryptophan--tRNA ligase: protein MGKEKIILTGDRPTGRLHIGHYVGSLKRRVDLQNAGDYSKMFIFIADSQALTDNIDNPEKVRQNVIEVALDYLACGIDPTKATIFIQSQIPELCELSFYYMDLVSVSRLQRNPTVKSEIQMRNFEASIPVGFFTYPISQAADITAFRATTVPVGEDQEPMIEQAREIVRRFNYIYGETLVEPEILLPDNAACLRLPGTDGKAKMSKSLGNCIYLSEEPEEIQKKIMSMYTDPGHLRVQDPGKIEGNTVFTYLDAFCLPEHFERYLPDYPNLAELKAHYQRGGLGDVKVKRFLNSIMQEILEPIRNRRKEFSKDIPAIYDMLQKGCEVARATAADTLADVKKAMKINYFDDKELIEEQVKRFSQE from the coding sequence ATGGGAAAAGAAAAAATCATATTGACGGGCGACCGTCCTACCGGAAGACTTCATATCGGTCACTATGTAGGTTCGTTGAAACGCAGAGTTGACCTGCAAAACGCAGGTGATTATAGTAAGATGTTTATCTTCATTGCCGATTCGCAGGCATTGACAGACAATATAGACAATCCGGAAAAGGTGCGTCAGAATGTAATCGAAGTTGCTCTTGATTATCTGGCTTGTGGTATTGATCCGACTAAAGCTACGATTTTCATCCAGTCGCAAATACCGGAACTATGCGAACTTAGTTTCTATTATATGGACCTTGTCAGCGTATCCCGCCTGCAACGTAACCCGACTGTGAAATCGGAAATCCAGATGCGTAACTTTGAAGCAAGTATTCCCGTAGGTTTCTTCACTTATCCCATCAGCCAGGCAGCGGACATTACAGCATTCCGCGCAACGACTGTCCCCGTGGGTGAAGATCAGGAACCAATGATCGAACAGGCTCGTGAGATCGTTCGCCGTTTCAACTATATATATGGTGAGACATTGGTAGAACCGGAAATCCTGTTGCCGGACAATGCAGCTTGTCTGCGTCTTCCGGGAACTGACGGTAAAGCTAAAATGAGTAAATCGCTCGGAAACTGCATCTACCTTTCGGAAGAACCGGAAGAAATCCAAAAGAAAATCATGAGTATGTATACCGACCCGGGACATCTCCGCGTACAAGATCCGGGAAAGATTGAAGGTAATACGGTATTTACTTATCTGGATGCTTTCTGCCTCCCCGAACATTTCGAACGTTATTTACCGGATTATCCGAATCTGGCAGAACTGAAAGCGCATTATCAACGCGGCGGACTGGGCGACGTAAAAGTGAAACGCTTCCTGAACTCTATCATGCAAGAAATTCTCGAACCGATTCGCAACCGTCGTAAAGAGTTCAGCAAAGACATTCCAGCTATATATGACATGCTTCAGAAAGGATGCGAAGTAGCCAGAGCTACTGCTGCAGACACGTTGGCTGACGTAAAGAAAGCAATGAAGATTAATTACTTTGATGATAAAGAATTGATTGAAGAGCAGGTAAAGCGTTTCTCTCAGGAGTAA
- the carB gene encoding carbamoyl-phosphate synthase (glutamine-hydrolyzing) large subunit, producing MEKEIKKVLVLGSGALKIGQAGEFDYSGSQALKALKEEGISSVLVNPNIATIQTSEGIADKVYFLPVNTYFVEEIIKKERPDGILLAFGGQTALNCGAELYTQGVLDKYGVKVLGTSVEAIMYTEDRDLFVKKLDEIEMKTPVSQAVENMEDAIAAARRIGYPVMVRSAYALGGLGSGICTNEEEFLNLAESSFAFSKQILVEESLKGWKEIEFEVIRDANDHCFTVASMENFDPLGIHTGESIVVAPTCSLDDKELALLKELSIKCIRHLGIVGECNIQYAFNSETDDYRVIEVNARLSRSSALASKATGYPLAFVAAKIALGYSLDQIGEMGTPNSAYVAPQLDYYICKIPRWDLTKFAGVSREIGSSMKSVGEIMSIGRSFEEIIQKGLRMIGQGMHGFVGNDELHFDDLDKELSCPTDLRVFAIAQAMEEGYTIERIHDLTKIDSWFLGKLKNIVDYKAKLSTYNKVEDIPADVMREAKVLGFSDFQIARFVLNPTGNMEKENLAVRAHRKSMGILPAVKRINTVASEHPELTNYLYMTYAVEGYDVNYYKNEKSVIVLGSGAYRIGSSVEFDWCSVNAVQTARKLGYKSIMINYNPETVSTDYDMCDRLYFDELSFERVLDVIDLEQPRGVIVSVGGQIPNNLAMKLYRQSVPVLGTSPISIDRAENRNKFSAMLDQLGIDQPAWMELTSLEEVKGFVEKVGYPVLVRPSYVLSGAAMNVCYDDEELENFLKMAAEVSKEYPVVVSQFLENTKEIEFDAVAQNGEVVEYAISEHVEFAGVHSGDATLVFPAQKIYFATARRIKKISRQIAKELNISGPFNIQFLARNNEVKVIECNLRASRSFPFVSKVLKRNFIETATRIMLDAPYSRPDKSAFDIDWIGVKASQFSFSRLHKADPVLGVDMSSTGEVGCIGDDFSEALLNSMIATGFKIPEKSVMFSSGAMKSKVDLLDASRVLYAKGYRIYATAGTAAFLNAHGVETTPVYWPDEKPGAENNVMKMIADHKFDLIINIPKNHSKRELTNGYRIRRGAIDHNIPLITNARLASAFIEAFCELKLNDIQIKSWQEYK from the coding sequence ATGGAAAAGGAAATCAAGAAAGTTCTCGTTTTGGGTTCTGGAGCACTCAAAATCGGACAAGCCGGAGAGTTCGACTACTCAGGCTCACAAGCACTGAAAGCTTTGAAAGAAGAAGGTATCAGCTCAGTATTGGTAAACCCGAACATCGCAACTATTCAGACTTCTGAAGGTATTGCCGATAAAGTGTATTTCCTTCCCGTGAATACTTATTTCGTTGAAGAAATTATCAAGAAAGAACGTCCCGATGGTATCCTTCTGGCATTCGGTGGACAGACTGCATTGAACTGTGGTGCTGAACTTTACACACAAGGTGTTCTTGATAAGTATGGAGTAAAAGTACTTGGAACTTCGGTAGAGGCTATCATGTATACAGAAGATCGTGATCTGTTTGTGAAGAAGCTGGACGAGATAGAAATGAAGACTCCGGTCAGCCAGGCAGTAGAAAACATGGAAGATGCCATTGCTGCTGCACGCAGAATTGGTTATCCGGTCATGGTGCGTTCTGCTTATGCGCTGGGTGGTCTTGGTAGCGGTATCTGTACCAATGAAGAAGAGTTCCTGAATTTGGCAGAGAGCTCATTTGCTTTCTCCAAACAAATTTTGGTAGAAGAGTCGTTGAAAGGCTGGAAAGAGATCGAGTTTGAAGTGATTCGTGACGCTAACGACCATTGCTTTACAGTAGCCAGCATGGAAAACTTCGATCCGCTGGGGATTCATACCGGCGAATCAATCGTGGTAGCTCCTACCTGCTCGCTGGATGATAAAGAACTGGCTTTGTTGAAAGAACTTTCTATCAAATGTATCCGTCACCTCGGTATCGTGGGTGAATGTAACATCCAGTATGCTTTCAACTCTGAAACGGATGATTACCGTGTGATTGAGGTGAATGCTCGTTTGAGCCGTTCTTCCGCTTTGGCTTCCAAGGCTACCGGTTATCCGTTGGCATTTGTTGCCGCTAAAATCGCTTTGGGTTACTCGCTCGACCAGATTGGTGAGATGGGAACCCCGAACTCTGCATACGTAGCTCCACAACTTGATTACTATATCTGTAAAATCCCCCGTTGGGACTTGACGAAGTTTGCCGGTGTGTCTCGTGAAATCGGTTCAAGCATGAAATCGGTGGGTGAAATCATGTCTATCGGCCGCTCTTTCGAAGAAATCATTCAGAAAGGCCTTCGTATGATCGGGCAGGGAATGCATGGCTTCGTAGGTAATGACGAATTGCACTTTGATGATCTTGATAAAGAACTTTCTTGTCCGACTGACTTGCGTGTCTTCGCTATCGCACAAGCAATGGAAGAGGGTTACACCATCGAACGTATCCATGACCTGACAAAGATCGACTCATGGTTCCTTGGCAAACTGAAAAATATCGTAGACTATAAAGCAAAACTGTCCACCTATAATAAGGTAGAAGATATACCTGCCGATGTAATGCGTGAAGCTAAAGTGTTAGGTTTCTCCGACTTCCAGATTGCCCGTTTTGTTCTGAATCCAACCGGAAACATGGAGAAAGAAAACCTTGCCGTACGTGCTCACCGCAAATCTATGGGTATCCTCCCGGCTGTGAAACGTATCAATACAGTTGCTTCCGAACATCCGGAACTGACCAACTATTTGTATATGACTTATGCGGTGGAAGGTTATGATGTGAATTATTATAAGAATGAAAAATCAGTAATAGTACTTGGCTCGGGTGCTTACCGTATCGGTAGCTCTGTAGAATTTGACTGGTGCTCGGTGAATGCGGTTCAGACTGCCCGCAAACTGGGTTACAAGTCTATTATGATTAACTACAACCCTGAAACGGTTTCTACTGACTACGATATGTGCGACCGTCTCTACTTTGACGAACTTTCGTTCGAACGTGTGCTTGACGTAATTGACCTCGAACAACCTCGCGGTGTGATTGTCTCGGTAGGCGGACAAATCCCGAACAACCTGGCTATGAAACTTTATCGCCAGTCGGTTCCTGTATTGGGTACTTCTCCGATTTCTATCGACCGTGCCGAAAACCGTAACAAGTTCTCTGCTATGCTTGACCAATTGGGTATCGACCAGCCGGCATGGATGGAACTTACCAGCCTTGAGGAAGTGAAGGGTTTTGTTGAGAAAGTTGGTTATCCGGTATTGGTTCGTCCTTCTTACGTTCTTTCGGGAGCTGCAATGAATGTTTGCTATGACGATGAAGAACTGGAGAACTTCCTGAAGATGGCGGCCGAAGTTTCTAAGGAATATCCGGTGGTTGTTTCCCAATTCCTTGAAAATACGAAAGAGATTGAATTTGATGCCGTTGCACAGAATGGTGAAGTGGTAGAATATGCAATCTCCGAACACGTAGAGTTTGCGGGCGTTCACTCCGGTGATGCTACGTTGGTATTCCCGGCACAGAAGATTTACTTTGCAACAGCTCGTCGTATCAAGAAGATCAGCCGTCAGATTGCCAAAGAACTCAATATCTCCGGTCCGTTCAATATCCAGTTCCTGGCCCGTAACAACGAGGTGAAGGTTATCGAGTGTAACTTGCGTGCTTCTCGTAGCTTCCCGTTTGTTTCTAAAGTACTGAAACGTAACTTTATCGAAACTGCTACTCGTATCATGCTGGACGCTCCATACTCACGCCCGGACAAGTCGGCGTTCGATATTGACTGGATTGGTGTGAAGGCTTCGCAGTTCTCTTTCTCGCGTCTGCACAAGGCTGACCCTGTATTGGGTGTAGATATGTCTTCTACTGGTGAAGTGGGATGTATCGGTGACGATTTCTCGGAAGCATTGTTGAATTCAATGATTGCTACCGGATTCAAGATTCCTGAAAAATCGGTGATGTTCTCTTCCGGTGCAATGAAGTCGAAAGTAGATTTGCTAGACGCCAGCCGTGTGCTGTATGCTAAGGGATATCGGATTTATGCAACTGCCGGAACAGCAGCTTTTTTGAACGCTCATGGGGTAGAAACGACTCCGGTTTACTGGCCGGATGAGAAGCCGGGTGCGGAGAACAACGTCATGAAGATGATTGCTGACCATAAGTTTGATTTGATCATAAACATTCCGAAGAATCACAGCAAGCGTGAGTTGACGAACGGTTACCGTATTCGTCGCGGTGCAATCGATCATAACATTCCGTTGATTACCAATGCTCGTTTGGCAAGCGCCTTTATCGAAGCATTCTGCGAATTGAAACTGAATGATATTCAGATTAAGAGCTGGCAGGAATATAAATAA
- the yaaA gene encoding peroxide stress protein YaaA, with amino-acid sequence MLVLLSCAKTMSETSKVKVPLTTVPRFQKEASGVALQMSQFSVDELERLLRINARMAVENYKRYQAFHAEGTSELPALLAYTGIVFKRLNAKDFSKEEFEYAQEHLRLTSFCYGLLRPLDVIRSYRLEGDVVLPEPGNQTMFSYWKSRLTDVFIEDIKKAGGILCNLASDEMKSLFDWKRVEREVRVVTPEFQVWKNGKLASIVIYIKMSRGEMTRFILKNRIENPEDLKSFSWEGFEFNESLSDERKFVFTNGKEI; translated from the coding sequence ATGTTAGTACTTCTATCTTGTGCCAAGACTATGAGTGAGACTTCAAAGGTGAAAGTACCTTTGACGACAGTTCCACGATTTCAAAAAGAAGCTTCCGGGGTTGCTTTGCAGATGTCACAGTTTTCGGTGGATGAACTGGAACGCCTGTTGCGTATAAATGCCAGGATGGCGGTGGAGAATTATAAGCGTTATCAGGCTTTCCATGCAGAAGGCACATCGGAACTGCCCGCTTTGCTGGCTTATACCGGAATTGTATTCAAGCGACTGAATGCAAAAGATTTCTCGAAAGAAGAATTTGAATATGCGCAGGAACATCTGCGGTTGACTTCTTTCTGTTATGGGTTGTTGAGGCCTTTAGATGTCATTCGTTCCTACCGCTTGGAAGGAGATGTAGTGTTGCCGGAACCGGGTAATCAGACCATGTTCTCTTATTGGAAATCCCGTCTGACGGATGTCTTCATCGAAGATATAAAGAAAGCGGGAGGCATACTCTGCAATCTGGCTAGCGATGAGATGAAAAGTTTGTTCGATTGGAAGCGTGTGGAGAGAGAAGTACGTGTCGTTACTCCCGAATTTCAGGTGTGGAAGAACGGGAAATTAGCTTCGATAGTGATCTATATCAAGATGTCCCGTGGTGAAATGACGCGGTTCATTCTGAAGAACAGAATCGAAAATCCGGAGGATTTGAAAAGCTTCTCCTGGGAAGGATTCGAATTTAACGAATCTCTTTCGGATGAAAGGAAGTTTGTATTTACTAACGGTAAAGAAATATAA
- the purB gene encoding adenylosuccinate lyase, protein MELDVLTAISPIDGRYRGKTKALAAYFSEFALIKYRVQVEVEYFITLCELPLPQLKGIDSSVFETLRNIYRNFSEADAQRIKDIESVTNHDVKAVEYFLKEEFDKMGGMDDYKEFIHFGLTSQDINNTSVPLSIKEALEQVYYPLIEELIAQLKMYATEWANIPMLAKTHGQPASPTRLGKEVMVFVYRLERQLAMLKACPLTAKFGGATGNYNAHHVAYPQYDWKQFGNRFVAEKLGLEREEYTTQISNYDNLSAVFDAMKRINTIMVDMNRDFWQYISMEYFKQKIKAGEVGSSAMPHKVNPIDFENAEGNLGIATSILEHLAVKLPVSRLQRDLTDSTVLRNVGVPFGHIVIAIQSSLKGLRKLLLNEPAIYRDLDNCWSVVAEAIQTILRREAYPHPYEALKALTRTNQAITESSIKEFIEELNVSEDIKKELRAITPHTYTGL, encoded by the coding sequence ATGGAACTTGATGTATTAACGGCCATATCCCCGATTGATGGTCGATATAGAGGCAAAACTAAAGCTTTGGCAGCTTATTTCTCTGAATTTGCACTGATTAAATACCGTGTACAGGTAGAGGTGGAGTATTTTATCACCTTGTGCGAACTTCCTTTGCCGCAATTGAAAGGAATCGATAGTAGCGTGTTTGAAACTTTACGGAATATCTACCGTAACTTCTCCGAAGCAGACGCACAACGCATTAAAGATATCGAAAGTGTAACTAACCACGATGTGAAAGCCGTAGAATACTTCCTGAAAGAAGAATTTGACAAGATGGGCGGAATGGATGACTACAAAGAGTTTATTCACTTCGGACTGACTTCTCAGGATATTAACAATACGTCTGTTCCTCTTTCTATCAAAGAGGCATTGGAGCAGGTTTATTACCCGTTGATTGAAGAGCTGATTGCACAGTTGAAAATGTATGCGACAGAATGGGCTAATATTCCGATGCTTGCTAAAACTCACGGTCAGCCGGCTTCTCCTACCCGTCTGGGCAAAGAAGTGATGGTATTCGTTTACCGTCTGGAACGCCAGTTGGCAATGTTGAAAGCCTGCCCGCTTACCGCTAAGTTTGGCGGTGCTACCGGAAACTACAATGCGCATCACGTGGCTTATCCTCAGTATGACTGGAAACAATTCGGCAACCGCTTTGTAGCGGAAAAACTGGGACTGGAGCGCGAGGAATATACTACGCAGATTTCGAACTATGATAACCTCTCTGCTGTTTTTGATGCTATGAAGCGCATCAATACCATTATGGTAGATATGAACCGTGACTTTTGGCAGTACATCTCTATGGAGTACTTCAAGCAGAAAATCAAAGCCGGAGAAGTGGGTTCAAGCGCCATGCCACACAAAGTGAATCCGATTGACTTTGAAAATGCAGAAGGTAACCTGGGTATTGCAACCTCTATTTTGGAGCATCTGGCTGTGAAACTTCCGGTTTCCCGTTTGCAGCGTGATTTAACCGACTCAACAGTGTTGCGTAATGTCGGTGTACCTTTCGGGCATATCGTGATTGCCATCCAAAGTTCTTTGAAGGGATTGCGTAAACTGTTATTGAACGAACCGGCTATTTATCGTGATTTGGATAATTGCTGGAGCGTGGTAGCAGAAGCTATTCAGACCATTTTGCGCCGTGAGGCTTATCCGCATCCGTATGAAGCTTTGAAGGCTTTGACCCGGACTAATCAGGCGATTACAGAAAGTTCTATTAAGGAATTTATCGAGGAACTGAATGTAAGCGAAGATATTAAAAAAGAGTTAAGAGCGATTACTCCCCATACTTATACGGGGCTTTAA
- a CDS encoding pseudouridine synthase — protein MSTENEEWRENSFNEENLGAGRDGNRSYNREGGDRPYRPSYNREGGDRPYRPRFNVNNEGGERPQRSYGDRSYGDRPQRPSYNREGGDRPYRPRFNVNNEGGERPQRPYSREGGSYDRPQRPSYNREGGDRPYRPRFNSSEGGERPSYGDRPQRPSYNREGGDRPYRPRFNNGEGGSYDRPQRPSYNREGGDRPYRPRFNSGEGGGYRSNNGGGGYRPRYNNDRQGGYRPRPRTGDYDPNAKYSLKKQIEYKEQFIDPNEPIRLNKFLANAGVCSRREADEFITAGVVSVNGEVVTELGTKIKRSDVVKFHDEPVSIERKVYVLLNKPKDTVTTSDDPQERRTVMDLVKGACNERIYPVGRLDRNTTGVLLLTNDGDLASKLTHPRFLKKKIYHVHLDKNLTKADMEQIAAGIQLEDGEIHADAISYTDDFKKDQVGIEIHSGKNRIVRRIFESLGYKVVKLDRVFFAGLTKKGLRRGDWRYLSEAEVNYLRMGSFE, from the coding sequence ATGAGCACAGAAAACGAAGAATGGCGCGAAAATTCTTTCAATGAAGAGAATTTAGGTGCCGGCCGTGATGGTAACAGGTCTTACAACAGAGAAGGTGGTGACCGTCCGTATCGCCCTTCTTACAACCGTGAAGGCGGGGATCGTCCGTATCGCCCGCGATTTAATGTCAACAATGAAGGAGGTGAACGCCCGCAGCGTTCATACGGTGACCGCTCTTATGGCGACCGTCCCCAACGTCCTTCTTACAATCGTGAAGGTGGAGATCGTCCGTATCGCCCGCGATTTAATGTCAACAATGAAGGAGGTGAACGCCCGCAACGTCCTTACAGCCGCGAAGGTGGTTCTTATGACCGTCCTCAACGTCCTTCTTACAACCGTGAAGGTGGTGACCGTCCTTACCGTCCCCGCTTCAATAGCAGCGAAGGTGGTGAACGTCCGTCTTATGGCGATCGTCCTCAACGTCCTTCCTACAACCGTGAAGGTGGCGACCGTCCTTACCGTCCTCGCTTTAATAACGGCGAAGGTGGTTCTTATGACCGTCCCCAACGTCCTTCTTACAACCGTGAAGGTGGTGACCGTCCGTATCGTCCCCGTTTTAATAGCGGCGAAGGTGGCGGCTATCGCAGCAACAACGGTGGTGGAGGTTATCGTCCGAGATATAATAACGATCGTCAAGGAGGATATCGTCCTCGTCCGCGTACCGGCGATTATGATCCGAACGCTAAGTATAGCTTGAAGAAACAGATCGAGTACAAGGAACAGTTCATTGATCCGAATGAACCGATTCGTCTGAATAAGTTCCTGGCTAACGCAGGTGTTTGCTCCCGTCGTGAGGCTGATGAATTTATCACAGCAGGTGTGGTTTCTGTAAACGGTGAAGTGGTAACGGAATTGGGTACGAAGATCAAACGTTCGGATGTGGTTAAGTTCCATGACGAACCGGTAAGCATCGAACGCAAGGTATATGTATTGCTGAATAAACCGAAAGATACCGTTACTACATCGGACGATCCGCAGGAACGCCGTACAGTAATGGATTTGGTGAAAGGCGCTTGCAACGAACGTATTTATCCGGTAGGACGTCTGGACCGTAACACGACTGGTGTACTGTTACTGACGAATGACGGTGATCTGGCTTCCAAGCTGACACACCCGAGATTCCTGAAGAAGAAAATTTATCATGTTCATCTGGACAAGAACCTGACTAAAGCAGATATGGAGCAGATTGCAGCTGGTATCCAGTTGGAAGATGGCGAAATCCATGCAGATGCAATCAGCTATACAGATGATTTCAAGAAAGACCAGGTAGGTATCGAAATTCACTCCGGTAAGAACCGTATCGTTCGCCGTATTTTCGAATCACTGGGTTATAAAGTAGTAAAACTCGACCGTGTGTTCTTCGCCGGACTGACCAAAAAAGGTCTGCGTCGCGGAGACTGGCGTTACCTGTCGGAAGCAGAAGTAAACTACCTCCGCATGGGTTCGTTTGAGTAA
- the asnS gene encoding asparagine--tRNA ligase gives MEKIGRTKIVDLLKRTDIGAMVNVKGWVRTRRGSKQVNFIALNDGSTINNLQIVVDLANFDEEMLKLITTGACISVNGEMVESVGSGQKVEVQAREIEVLGICDNTYPLQKKGHSMEFLREIAHLRPRTNTFGAVFRIRHNMAIAIHKFFHEKGFFYFHTPIITASDCEGAGQMFQVTTMNLYDLKKDEGGSISYENDFFGKQASLTVSGQLEGELAATALGAIYTFGPTFRAENSNTPRHLAEFWMIEPEVAFNDITDNMDLAEEFIKYCVKWALDNCADDVKFLNDMFDKGLIERLQGVLKDDFVRLSYTDGIKILEEAVAKGHKFEFPVYWGVDLASEHERFLVEEHFKRPVILTDYPKEIKAFYMKQNEDGKTVRAMDVLFPKIGEIIGGSEREADYNKLMTRIEEMHIPMKDMWWYLDTRKFGTCPHSGFGLGFERLLLFVTGMANIRDVIPFPRTPRNADF, from the coding sequence ATGGAAAAGATTGGTAGAACAAAAATTGTTGATCTGTTGAAGCGCACGGATATCGGCGCTATGGTCAATGTGAAAGGATGGGTTCGCACCCGTAGAGGTAGCAAACAAGTAAACTTTATCGCACTGAATGACGGTTCTACAATAAATAATTTGCAGATCGTAGTAGATTTGGCTAATTTCGATGAAGAGATGCTGAAACTGATTACCACCGGCGCTTGTATCAGCGTGAACGGAGAAATGGTAGAATCAGTGGGTTCCGGACAGAAAGTGGAAGTTCAGGCTCGTGAAATCGAAGTGCTGGGTATTTGTGATAATACATATCCATTACAGAAGAAAGGCCACTCTATGGAATTCTTGCGCGAGATTGCTCACTTGCGTCCGCGTACCAATACATTCGGTGCAGTGTTCCGCATCCGTCACAACATGGCGATTGCTATTCACAAGTTCTTCCATGAAAAGGGCTTCTTCTATTTCCATACGCCGATCATTACGGCTTCCGATTGTGAAGGTGCCGGACAGATGTTTCAGGTGACTACCATGAACCTGTATGACTTGAAGAAAGACGAGGGAGGTTCTATCTCATACGAAAATGATTTCTTCGGTAAGCAGGCGAGTCTGACTGTTTCCGGTCAGCTGGAAGGTGAATTGGCAGCTACTGCCTTGGGAGCTATCTACACATTCGGTCCTACGTTCCGTGCCGAAAACTCCAACACTCCCCGCCACTTGGCAGAGTTCTGGATGATTGAGCCGGAAGTGGCTTTCAACGACATTACAGATAACATGGACTTGGCAGAAGAGTTCATCAAATATTGTGTGAAATGGGCGTTGGATAACTGTGCGGACGATGTGAAGTTCCTGAACGATATGTTCGATAAAGGCTTGATTGAACGTCTGCAAGGTGTATTGAAAGATGATTTCGTACGTTTATCTTATACAGACGGTATCAAGATTCTTGAAGAAGCTGTTGCGAAAGGGCATAAGTTTGAATTCCCGGTTTATTGGGGCGTCGACTTGGCTTCCGAACACGAACGTTTCTTAGTGGAAGAACACTTCAAACGTCCGGTGATTCTGACTGATTATCCGAAGGAAATCAAGGCCTTCTATATGAAGCAGAACGAAGACGGTAAGACAGTGCGTGCCATGGACGTTCTTTTCCCGAAAATTGGTGAAATTATCGGTGGTTCCGAACGTGAAGCCGACTATAACAAGCTGATGACCCGTATCGAAGAAATGCATATCCCGATGAAGGATATGTGGTGGTATCTGGATACCCGTAAGTTTGGTACTTGTCCTCACTCTGGTTTCGGATTAGGATTCGAACGTCTGTTATTGTTTGTAACAGGTATGGCAAATATCCGTGACGTGATACCGTTCCCACGTACACCAAGAAATGCTGATTTCTAA
- a CDS encoding DUF4488 domain-containing protein yields the protein MKKLYFFTMLSIMLLAVTGATAQKKTKFKVADLKGIWQLCHYVSESPDVPGALKPSNTFKVLSDDGQIVNFTIIPGADAIITGYGTYKQLTDDSYKESIEKNIHLPMLDNQDNILEFEIKDNDYLHLKYFIKNDLNGNELNTWYYETWKRVEMPAKFPEDIVR from the coding sequence ATGAAAAAGCTCTATTTCTTTACCATGCTTTCAATAATGTTGTTAGCGGTAACAGGTGCGACGGCCCAGAAGAAAACCAAATTCAAAGTGGCCGATTTGAAAGGTATTTGGCAGCTCTGCCATTATGTATCCGAGTCTCCCGATGTTCCGGGAGCGTTGAAACCCAGTAATACATTTAAAGTATTGAGTGATGACGGACAAATCGTTAACTTTACCATTATTCCCGGTGCGGATGCGATTATTACTGGATATGGTACTTATAAACAACTCACGGACGATTCTTATAAGGAAAGTATCGAGAAGAACATTCATCTCCCGATGTTGGACAATCAGGACAATATTTTGGAATTTGAGATTAAAGACAATGATTATCTTCATCTGAAATATTTTATCAAAAATGATTTGAATGGAAATGAGTTGAACACCTGGTATTATGAAACCTGGAAGAGGGTGGAGATGCCGGCTAAATTTCCGGAAGATATTGTGAGATAA